A window of the Equus przewalskii isolate Varuska chromosome 10, EquPr2, whole genome shotgun sequence genome harbors these coding sequences:
- the MKS1 gene encoding tectonic-like complex member MKS1 isoform X1, protein MAEAVWSTDTGEAVYRSRDPVRNLRLRVHLQRITSSNFLHYQPAAQLGKDLIDLATFRPPPTASGHRPDEDEEEEVVIGWQEKLFSQFEVDLYQNEAACQSPLDHQYRQEILKLENSGGRKNRRIFTYTDSDRYTNLEEHCQKMTTAASEVPSFLVERMANVRRRRQDRRGMEGGILKSRIVTWEPSEEFIRNSHVINTPLQTMYIMADLGPYGKLGYKKYEHVLCTLKVDSNGVITVKPDFTGLKGPYRIETEGEKQELWKYTIDNVSSLAQPEEEEREQRVFKDLYGRHKEYLNSLVGTDFEMTVPGALRLFVNGEVVSAQGYEYDNLYVHFFVELPTSNWSSPAFQQLSGITQTCVTKSLGMDKVAYFSYPFTFEASFLHEDESADALPEWPVLYCEVLSLDFWQRYRVEGYGAVVLPATPGSHTLTVSTWRPMELGTVAELRRFFIGGSLELEDISYVRIPGTFKGERLSRFGLRTETTGSVTFRLHCLQQSRAFMESSSLRKRMRSVLDRLEGFSQQSSIHSVLEAFRRARRRMQEARERLPQGLVGPSGARSPSSLQPRPSVQEDKPSAI, encoded by the exons ATGGCGGAGGCCGTCTGGAGCACTGACACCGGAGAGGCCGTGTATCGTTCCCGGGACCCCGTGCGCAATCTGCGCCTCCG GGTCCACCTGCAAAGAATCACGTCAAGCAACTTCCTCCATTACCAGCCTGCTGCCCAGCTTGGGAAGGATCTCATAGACTTGGCCACGTTTAGGCCTCCCCCAACTGCCA GTGGACACCGACCagatgaagatgaagaggaggaggtcGTGATTGGGTGGCAGGAGAAGCTCTTTAGCCAG TTTGAAGTAGATCTGTACCAAAATGAAGCAGCCTGTCAGAGCCCTTTGGATCATCAGTACCGTCAAGAAATCCTGAAGCTGGAGAATTCGGGTGGCAGGAAGAACCGACGGATCTTTACCTACACTGACTCTGATAGATACACCAATTTGGAGGAG CACTGTCAGAAAATGACCACTGCAGCCAGCGAGGTGCCATCATTCTTGGTCGAGCGAATGGCAAATGTCAGGCGGCGACGGCAGGACAGGCGAGGGAT GGAGGGCGGCATCCTCAAGTCACGAATCGTTACCTGGGAACCCTCAGAAGAGTTCATCAGGAACAGTCATGTCATCAACACCCCTCTTCAGACAATGTACATCATGGCAGACCTGGGACCCTATGGAAA GCTTGGCTATAAGAAGTATGAACATGTCCTCTGTACTCTGAAGGTGGACAGCAATGGTGTGATCACAGTAAAACCTGACTTCACCGGCCTCAAAGGACCCTACAG AATCGAGACCGAGGGGGAGAAACAGGAGCTGTGGAAGTATACGATTGACAACGTGTCCTCCCTCGCACAgccggaggaggaggagcgggaaCAGCGTGTGTTCAAGGAT CTTTATGGCCGGCACAAGGAGTATCTCAATAGCCTCGTGGGCACTGACTTCGAGATG ACTGTCCCAGGTGCCCTCCGGCTCTTTGTGAATGGAGAGGTAG TTTCAGCCCAAGGCTATGAGTATGACAATCTCTACGTCCACTTCTTTGTGGAGTTGCCAACTTCTA ACTGGTCAAGCCCAGCGTTCCAGCAGCTCTCAGGAATAACACAGACCTGTGTGACCAAGTCCCTGGGAATG GACAAGGTGGCTTACTTCTCCTACCCGTTCACATTTGAGGCCTCCTTCCTCCACGAGGACGAATCTGCTG ATGCTCTCCCGGAGTGGCCTGTGCTCTACTGCGAGGTCCTCTCACTGGACTTCTGGCAGAGGTATCGTGTGGAAGGCTACGGGGCTGTGGTGCTGCCTGCCACCCCAG GCTCACACACCCTGACGGTCTCCACGTGGAGACCCATGGAGCTTGGCACCGTGGCTGAGCTGAGGAGGTTTTTCATCGGCGGTTCTCTGGAACTGGAGGACATCTCCTACGTGCGGATACCAGGAACCTTCAAG GGGGAGCGTCTGAGCCGCTTTGGACTCCGCACAGAGACCACAGGCAGTGTCACCTTCCGTTTGCACTGTCTGCAGCAGTCCAG GGCCTTCATGGAGTCGAGTTCCCTCCGGAAAAGGATGCGGAGTGTGTTGGACCGTCTGGAAGGATTCAGCCAGCAGAGTTCTATTCACAGTGTGCTGG AGGCCTTCCGTCGAGCCCGGCGCCGCATGCAGGAGGCCCGAGAAAGGCTTCCCCAGGGCCTAGTGGGCCCCTCGGGAGCACGGTCTCCTAGCTCGCTGCAGCCCCGGCCCTCCGTGCAAGAGGACAAGCCAAGCGCCATCTAA
- the MKS1 gene encoding tectonic-like complex member MKS1 isoform X2, with protein MAEAVWSTDTGEAVYRSRDPVRNLRLRVHLQRITSSNFLHYQPAAQLGKDLIDLATFRPPPTARGGHRPDEDEEEEVVIGWQEKLFSQFEVDLYQNEAACQSPLDHQYRQEILKLENSGGRKNRRIFTYTDSDRYTNLEEHCQKMTTAASEVPSFLVERMANVRRRRQDRRGMEGGILKSRIVTWEPSEEFIRNSHVINTPLQTMYIMADLGPYGKLGYKKYEHVLCTLKVDSNGVITVKPDFTGLKGPYRIETEGEKQELWKYTIDNVSSLAQPEEEEREQRVFKDLYGRHKEYLNSLVGTDFEMTVPGALRLFVNGEVVSAQGYEYDNLYVHFFVELPTSNWSSPAFQQLSGITQTCVTKSLGMDKVAYFSYPFTFEASFLHEDESADALPEWPVLYCEVLSLDFWQRYRVEGYGAVVLPATPGSHTLTVSTWRPMELGTVAELRRFFIGGSLELEDISYVRIPGTFKGERLSRFGLRTETTGSVTFRLHCLQQSR; from the exons ATGGCGGAGGCCGTCTGGAGCACTGACACCGGAGAGGCCGTGTATCGTTCCCGGGACCCCGTGCGCAATCTGCGCCTCCG GGTCCACCTGCAAAGAATCACGTCAAGCAACTTCCTCCATTACCAGCCTGCTGCCCAGCTTGGGAAGGATCTCATAGACTTGGCCACGTTTAGGCCTCCCCCAACTGCCAG AGGTGGACACCGACCagatgaagatgaagaggaggaggtcGTGATTGGGTGGCAGGAGAAGCTCTTTAGCCAG TTTGAAGTAGATCTGTACCAAAATGAAGCAGCCTGTCAGAGCCCTTTGGATCATCAGTACCGTCAAGAAATCCTGAAGCTGGAGAATTCGGGTGGCAGGAAGAACCGACGGATCTTTACCTACACTGACTCTGATAGATACACCAATTTGGAGGAG CACTGTCAGAAAATGACCACTGCAGCCAGCGAGGTGCCATCATTCTTGGTCGAGCGAATGGCAAATGTCAGGCGGCGACGGCAGGACAGGCGAGGGAT GGAGGGCGGCATCCTCAAGTCACGAATCGTTACCTGGGAACCCTCAGAAGAGTTCATCAGGAACAGTCATGTCATCAACACCCCTCTTCAGACAATGTACATCATGGCAGACCTGGGACCCTATGGAAA GCTTGGCTATAAGAAGTATGAACATGTCCTCTGTACTCTGAAGGTGGACAGCAATGGTGTGATCACAGTAAAACCTGACTTCACCGGCCTCAAAGGACCCTACAG AATCGAGACCGAGGGGGAGAAACAGGAGCTGTGGAAGTATACGATTGACAACGTGTCCTCCCTCGCACAgccggaggaggaggagcgggaaCAGCGTGTGTTCAAGGAT CTTTATGGCCGGCACAAGGAGTATCTCAATAGCCTCGTGGGCACTGACTTCGAGATG ACTGTCCCAGGTGCCCTCCGGCTCTTTGTGAATGGAGAGGTAG TTTCAGCCCAAGGCTATGAGTATGACAATCTCTACGTCCACTTCTTTGTGGAGTTGCCAACTTCTA ACTGGTCAAGCCCAGCGTTCCAGCAGCTCTCAGGAATAACACAGACCTGTGTGACCAAGTCCCTGGGAATG GACAAGGTGGCTTACTTCTCCTACCCGTTCACATTTGAGGCCTCCTTCCTCCACGAGGACGAATCTGCTG ATGCTCTCCCGGAGTGGCCTGTGCTCTACTGCGAGGTCCTCTCACTGGACTTCTGGCAGAGGTATCGTGTGGAAGGCTACGGGGCTGTGGTGCTGCCTGCCACCCCAG GCTCACACACCCTGACGGTCTCCACGTGGAGACCCATGGAGCTTGGCACCGTGGCTGAGCTGAGGAGGTTTTTCATCGGCGGTTCTCTGGAACTGGAGGACATCTCCTACGTGCGGATACCAGGAACCTTCAAG GGGGAGCGTCTGAGCCGCTTTGGACTCCGCACAGAGACCACAGGCAGTGTCACCTTCCGTTTGCACTGTCTGCAGCAGTCCAGGTGA
- the MKS1 gene encoding tectonic-like complex member MKS1 isoform X3 codes for MAEAVWSTDTGEAVYRSRDPVRNLRLRVHLQRITSSNFLHYQPAAQLGKDLIDLATFRPPPTASGHRPDEDEEEEVVIGWQEKLFSQFEVDLYQNEAACQSPLDHQYRQEILKLENSGGRKNRRIFTYTDSDRYTNLEEHCQKMTTAASEVPSFLVERMANVRRRRQDRRGMEGGILKSRIVTWEPSEEFIRNSHVINTPLQTMYIMADLGPYGKLGYKKYEHVLCTLKVDSNGVITVKPDFTGLKGPYRIETEGEKQELWKYTIDNVSSLAQPEEEEREQRVFKDLYGRHKEYLNSLVGTDFEMTVPGALRLFVNGEVVSAQGYEYDNLYVHFFVELPTSNWSSPAFQQLSGITQTCVTKSLGMDKVAYFSYPFTFEASFLHEDESADALPEWPVLYCEVLSLDFWQRYRVEGYGAVVLPATPGSHTLTVSTWRPMELGTVAELRRFFIGGSLELEDISYVRIPGTFKNNWPLLPAHQ; via the exons ATGGCGGAGGCCGTCTGGAGCACTGACACCGGAGAGGCCGTGTATCGTTCCCGGGACCCCGTGCGCAATCTGCGCCTCCG GGTCCACCTGCAAAGAATCACGTCAAGCAACTTCCTCCATTACCAGCCTGCTGCCCAGCTTGGGAAGGATCTCATAGACTTGGCCACGTTTAGGCCTCCCCCAACTGCCA GTGGACACCGACCagatgaagatgaagaggaggaggtcGTGATTGGGTGGCAGGAGAAGCTCTTTAGCCAG TTTGAAGTAGATCTGTACCAAAATGAAGCAGCCTGTCAGAGCCCTTTGGATCATCAGTACCGTCAAGAAATCCTGAAGCTGGAGAATTCGGGTGGCAGGAAGAACCGACGGATCTTTACCTACACTGACTCTGATAGATACACCAATTTGGAGGAG CACTGTCAGAAAATGACCACTGCAGCCAGCGAGGTGCCATCATTCTTGGTCGAGCGAATGGCAAATGTCAGGCGGCGACGGCAGGACAGGCGAGGGAT GGAGGGCGGCATCCTCAAGTCACGAATCGTTACCTGGGAACCCTCAGAAGAGTTCATCAGGAACAGTCATGTCATCAACACCCCTCTTCAGACAATGTACATCATGGCAGACCTGGGACCCTATGGAAA GCTTGGCTATAAGAAGTATGAACATGTCCTCTGTACTCTGAAGGTGGACAGCAATGGTGTGATCACAGTAAAACCTGACTTCACCGGCCTCAAAGGACCCTACAG AATCGAGACCGAGGGGGAGAAACAGGAGCTGTGGAAGTATACGATTGACAACGTGTCCTCCCTCGCACAgccggaggaggaggagcgggaaCAGCGTGTGTTCAAGGAT CTTTATGGCCGGCACAAGGAGTATCTCAATAGCCTCGTGGGCACTGACTTCGAGATG ACTGTCCCAGGTGCCCTCCGGCTCTTTGTGAATGGAGAGGTAG TTTCAGCCCAAGGCTATGAGTATGACAATCTCTACGTCCACTTCTTTGTGGAGTTGCCAACTTCTA ACTGGTCAAGCCCAGCGTTCCAGCAGCTCTCAGGAATAACACAGACCTGTGTGACCAAGTCCCTGGGAATG GACAAGGTGGCTTACTTCTCCTACCCGTTCACATTTGAGGCCTCCTTCCTCCACGAGGACGAATCTGCTG ATGCTCTCCCGGAGTGGCCTGTGCTCTACTGCGAGGTCCTCTCACTGGACTTCTGGCAGAGGTATCGTGTGGAAGGCTACGGGGCTGTGGTGCTGCCTGCCACCCCAG GCTCACACACCCTGACGGTCTCCACGTGGAGACCCATGGAGCTTGGCACCGTGGCTGAGCTGAGGAGGTTTTTCATCGGCGGTTCTCTGGAACTGGAGGACATCTCCTACGTGCGGATACCAGGAACCTTCAAG AATAACTGGCCCCTCCTTCCAGCCCATCAGTGA